In the genome of Burkholderia sp. PAMC 26561, the window CCACCACTATTTGCGCATCTACATGGCGCATCTACGGCAGAAGCTCGAACGCGACGCCGCCCAGCCCGAGCACATCGTGACTGAGACGGGCGTGGGCTACCGGCTGGTCGGCGCGGTCTGAACGGTGTCGAGCGCCACGTCTATGGGCGTGTCGCCACCGACAAAACCGATCACCTCGTCGCGCACGCCGCGGGTAATGCACGCCACTGTCACGCGCGCCACGTCGTCGCGTGACACCTGCAACGTACTGGCGTTGCGATCGGTTGCGAGCGCGATCGTGCCCCGGCCGGTTTCATCGGATAGCGCCCCCGGACGCAAGATGACATACGGTACGCCGCTTGCCTGCACGTAATCGTCGGCTTCGCGTTTCATCTTCGAGTAGTGCTTGAGTTGGAGCGTGCTTGATTCCGGCCAATACGCCGAGATCGCGCTGATCACCACGAGTTGCTGCGTGCGGCGGCGTTTGGCGTAGTCGGCCGTGCGTTGAACGGCGTCGCGGTCGATCGCGCGTTCCTCGTTCACGCCTTCGCTTTCCGCCGATCCCGCCGCGTAAACGACGTGCGTGACGTCATCGAAGGCATGGGAGAAATCGTGCGTCAGATCGCCCAGCACGATTTGCGCGCCGAGCGCCGCGAACTCACCGCGTTGCGTCGATTTGCGCAGCAGTACCTTGAAAGGAAGAGATGCGGCACGCAGTTGCCGGGCAACGTGACGCCCGGTGCGGCCATTTGCGCCGATGAGCAGGACTTTCA includes:
- a CDS encoding SDR family oxidoreductase; protein product: MKVLLIGANGRTGRHVARQLRAASLPFKVLLRKSTQRGEFAALGAQIVLGDLTHDFSHAFDDVTHVVYAAGSAESEGVNEERAIDRDAVQRTADYAKRRRTQQLVVISAISAYWPESSTLQLKHYSKMKREADDYVQASGVPYVILRPGALSDETGRGTIALATDRNASTLQVSRDDVARVTVACITRGVRDEVIGFVGGDTPIDVALDTVQTAPTSR